CGAGGGCAATCAAGATTCCCGAATTAGATACGACATAATGTACAACGGGCCATTTTCGCCATGAATCACTTTTCTTTCGTTCCATCTCGCTAAGAACTTGATTCATTTCTCACACCTCCTGTTGCATGAATTAGAATATTCTCTTGTGTGATCTCGCTTTCCATCGTTAATTCACCGCTGATTTCCCCTTGATACATGGTCATAACCCGCGTGCTCATATTAATGATTTCCGGAAGCTCGGATGAGACCATAATGATGCTGACCCCCGACTGCGCCAAAATGGACATGAACGAATAGATTTCTTTTTTGGCACCTACATCAATACCTCGCGTAGGTTCATCAAGAATCAAAATATCCGGTTTCATTGCAAGCCATTTGGCGATGATCACCTTTTGCTGATTCCCGCCGCTTAGATTCATCAATTGCTGCTCTGGAGAGGGGGTGCGAATGGAAAGCCTCTCAATATATTTGTCCACCAACGTTTCTTCTTTTCGCTTATCCACTTGGAAGAACTTTACCATGGAGTCCAGCACGCTGAGACTTATATTATAGGAAATGCTTTGAATCAGAATGGCCCCTTGTTCTTTGCGATCCTCTGGAACAAATCCGATACCGCTTTGGATGGCATCCTTAGGGTTCTTGATCCGTATCTTTTTCTGATTTAAATAGATTTTGCCGCTGCTGGATTTGTCGATGCCAAAAATGGTCCTCATAAGTTCCGTCCTTCCCGAACCCACCAAACCATAAAACCCAAGGATCTCTCCCTTGTAGAGACTAAAACTGACGTTTTTGACTCTCGTACCGCTGGAAAGATTCCGCACCTCCAGAATTTTCTCTCCGGCCTGAATAACCGGTTTGGCATAGATCTCTGACAGCTCTCTTCCAACCATCAAATGAACGAGATCTTGGTAACTGGTATCCTTCATCTCCCGGGTCGCCACATAAGTACCGTCCCTTAATACAGTCACTTTATCTGCGATTGCAAATAATTCTTCCATACGGTGGGAGATATAAATGACAGAGACACCCTTCCGTCTCAATCCCCTTATCGTATCCAGCAGTTTGACAACTTCCTTCTCGGTTAACGATGACGTAGGTTCATCCATCACGATAATTCGGTTATCCTTAGATAAAGCTTTAGCGATTTCAACCATCTGCTGCTGGGCAACCGTCAAATGGCTTACATACTCGTCGGCGTCGATATCTAATTCAAACTGATCGAGAATCTTCTGCCCATATCGCATGATTTCTTTCCTATTGACTAGTTGCAAAGGGCCCTTGGAGGGCTCCCTGCCTAGTACAATATTTTCTGCTACCGTCATATTCGGCGCGAGACACAACTCCTGATGAATAACACTGATTCCGATGCTCTCTGAAAAACTAACATCCTTAATTTCTACTTTGTTACCGTCAAAGATGATCTCACCTTCGTCTGGAACCAATATTCCGCCAAGAATCTTGATCAGTGTAGACTTCCCCGCTCCATTCTCGCCAAGCAGAGCATGAACTTCTCCTCCATGGACTTCAAGATTCACACGATCAAGCGCTTTGACTCCCGGAAAGCTCTTACTGATATGTTTCATTTGCAAAAGAGGCATATTGTTTTCCATAGGATACCTTCCTTTATTACGGCGTACAAATGGCTATTTATTTCAAATATTGTTGATAGTTGGACTGGTCAATGAACAAGCTTTCGACCTTAACCCACTTTTCAACATTTTCTTTGTTTAGAATCTTGTAAACTAGATCACCAGCAACTTGCCCCATCTTGACAGGGAACTGCGCGGAAGTACCTGCGATCTTATTATCCTTGACCAGTTTGATCGCATCTTGCGAACCATCAATGGAATAAATCTTGATGTCCGTTCGTTTCGCTGCTTCTATGGCCGCCAACGCTCCTACAGCTGATGGATCATTGATGGTAAAGACGGCATTGATTTCAGGGTTGGACTGCAAGAAATTCTCCATTATCGGAAGCGCGGATTCCGTTGATGCCTTACCGTCTTGTCTGGCGACAACTTTAATGCCGGGAGATGCTTTGACCGCAGCGGTGAAGCCATCTGTTCTGTCCACAACGGCTTGCACGACAGACCAATCGATAATGGCCACGTTGGCTTTGCCGCCTGTATTTTTAACCATGGCATCGCCAAGCACTTTGCCGGCCATGAAGTTATCCGTCGTCACCATAGCTGTAACCAGATCTGTATCCTGAGGCGGGACATCCATAATAATAACCCGAATGTTGGCTTTCTTGGCCGAAAGCAGCGCCGTCTTGATTCCTTTGCTGTCAACCGGAGCAATAAAGATGGCGTCTACCTTCTGTTGGATGAAATCTTCCACATCCGAGATCTGTTTGTTAATATCCAACTGTGCATCGACTTCAATCAGCTTGTCGCCGTGTTTATCAACGATCTCGGACTTCAAACCTTTGCTCCAATCGATAAAATGCGGGTTATTCAAAGTGAAGTACGATGCGGCAAATGTATGTTTTTTGGTCTCTTTCGAACTGCTTGTCGTGCTCGTCTCTTGCGTCTTACTTCCACAAGCAACCATCGTAACCATAATTAGAATCAATGTGAGAATAAGAGAAGCCGACTTCATTTTTTTACTAGTTTTCATTGCATAAATCCCCCTTTTTAAATATAAATGGTATTAATGCTCTTCCCAATCCTTCGCTCGATCAACCGCTTTTTGCCAGCCAGCATATAGCTGATTGCGCTTACAAATATCAAATGTTGGTTCAAACCTGCGATCTAATTCAAAAGTATCCAGCAGCTCGCTTTGACTCTGCCAAAACCCCGTTGCAAGACCCGCTAGAAATGCGGCTCCACGCGCGGTTGATTCTACAACCTTAGGTCGAATCACGGGCACGCCGAGAAGATCGGCTTGAAACTGCATGACGAAATTATTGCAGCAAACACCACCATCGACCTTCAACTCGCTATTCTTGATGTCTGAATCCTGTTCCATACACGTAATGACATCACGAATCTGATAGGCTATCGATTCAAGTGTTGCGCGGACAATGTGGTTGCGATTGGCACCACGCGTTAAGCCAAGGATAGCGCCGCGCGCATACTGATCCCAGTAAGGAGCCGAAAGTCCGACAAAAGCGGGAACAACATAAACGCCATTGGTATCTGCAACTTCTTGGGCAAGC
Above is a genomic segment from Paenibacillus sp. HWE-109 containing:
- a CDS encoding sugar ABC transporter ATP-binding protein — protein: MENNMPLLQMKHISKSFPGVKALDRVNLEVHGGEVHALLGENGAGKSTLIKILGGILVPDEGEIIFDGNKVEIKDVSFSESIGISVIHQELCLAPNMTVAENIVLGREPSKGPLQLVNRKEIMRYGQKILDQFELDIDADEYVSHLTVAQQQMVEIAKALSKDNRIIVMDEPTSSLTEKEVVKLLDTIRGLRRKGVSVIYISHRMEELFAIADKVTVLRDGTYVATREMKDTSYQDLVHLMVGRELSEIYAKPVIQAGEKILEVRNLSSGTRVKNVSFSLYKGEILGFYGLVGSGRTELMRTIFGIDKSSSGKIYLNQKKIRIKNPKDAIQSGIGFVPEDRKEQGAILIQSISYNISLSVLDSMVKFFQVDKRKEETLVDKYIERLSIRTPSPEQQLMNLSGGNQQKVIIAKWLAMKPDILILDEPTRGIDVGAKKEIYSFMSILAQSGVSIIMVSSELPEIINMSTRVMTMYQGEISGELTMESEITQENILIHATGGVRNESSS
- a CDS encoding sugar ABC transporter substrate-binding protein, giving the protein MKTSKKMKSASLILTLILIMVTMVACGSKTQETSTTSSSKETKKHTFAASYFTLNNPHFIDWSKGLKSEIVDKHGDKLIEVDAQLDINKQISDVEDFIQQKVDAIFIAPVDSKGIKTALLSAKKANIRVIIMDVPPQDTDLVTAMVTTDNFMAGKVLGDAMVKNTGGKANVAIIDWSVVQAVVDRTDGFTAAVKASPGIKVVARQDGKASTESALPIMENFLQSNPEINAVFTINDPSAVGALAAIEAAKRTDIKIYSIDGSQDAIKLVKDNKIAGTSAQFPVKMGQVAGDLVYKILNKENVEKWVKVESLFIDQSNYQQYLK